In one window of Melospiza melodia melodia isolate bMelMel2 chromosome 21, bMelMel2.pri, whole genome shotgun sequence DNA:
- the RNFT1 gene encoding E3 ubiquitin-protein ligase RNFT1 isoform X2, whose amino-acid sequence MRRHKSEGTPGAAMHPDCAHLHSIQGGDDSSCSCPCSARLAAEGSSCPGDVRIQLGSSAAEPRDTPSSRGSRAGSQSRGHGEAAGPEDAEPEEQGGSSLAELRCLLQWLHRSLPYLLILSVKLLLQHSTGISLGIGLLTTYAYANKSIVNQVFLRERCSKLQCTWLLLYLSGSSLLLYYTFHSQALYHSLIFLSPTVDFMNFWEVLWIVGVTDFILKFLFMGLKCFILLVPSFIMSFKSKGYWYMLLEELCQYYRMFVPIPVWCRYLMAHGGLDTALGWTLGILLGLLYLILKLLSFFGQWKNFRQVLRIFFTRPHYGVPASKRQCSESDDICSICQAEFQKPILLICQHIFCEECISLWFNREKTCPLCRTVISDHVNKWKDGATSMHLQIF is encoded by the exons ATGAG GAGACACAAATCAGAAGGAACgccaggagcagccatgcacCCCGACTGTGCCCATCTCCACAGCATCCAGGGCGGCGAtgactcctcctgctcctgcccctgctcggCCAGGCTGGCTGCAGAGGGCTCCTCCTGCCCCGGGGATGTGCGCATCCAGCTGGGCTCCAGCGCGGCGGAACCCCGGGACACGCCGAGCTCCCGGGGCTCCCGGGCGGGCTCCCAGAGCCGCGGCCACGGGGAGGCAGCGGGGCCCGAGGATGCGGAGCCCGAGGAGCAGGGCGGGAGCTCCCTGGCCGAGCTGCGCTGcctcctgcagtggctgcacCGGAGCCTGCCCTACCTCCTCATCCTCAGCGTCAAactgctcctgcagcacagcactg GCATTTCTCTTGGAATTGGGCTGCTAACAACTTATGCATATGCAAACAAAAGCATAGTAAATCAGGTTTTTCTCAGA GAACGGTGCTCCAAGCTGCAGTGCACGTGGTTGCTGCTCTACCTGAGTGGATCATCTCTCCTCTTGTATTACACCTTCCACTCTCAGGCCCTGTACCACAG CTTAATCTTCTTAAGCCCCACTGTGGATTTTATGAACTTTTGGGAGGTGCTTTGGATTGTGGGAGTCACAGACTTTATTCTGAAATTCCTCTTCATGGGCTTGAAGTGCTTTATTCTCCTGGTGCCTTCTTTTATCATGTCCTTTAAATCCAAG GGCTACTGGTACATGCTGTTAGAAGAGCTCTGCCAGTATTACCGTATgtttgtccccatcccagtgtggtGCCGTTACCTCATGGCCCATGGGGGGCTGGACACTGCCCTGGGATGGACCCTTGGCATCCTGCTGGGCCTCCTCTACCTCATCCTCAAG CTTTTGAGCTTTTTTGGACAATGGAAGAACTTCAGGCAGGTCTTACGGATATTTTTTACACGCCCA CACTATGGGGTGCCAGCCAGCAAGAGACAGTGCTCTGAATCTGATGATATTTGTTCCATTTGCCAAGCTGAATTTCAGAAGCCTATTCTGCTGATCTGTCAG CACATATTTTGTGAAGAATGCATCTCTTTATGGTTTAATAGAGAAAAAACCTGTCCACTCTGCAGAACTGTTATTTCAGACCATGTTAACAAGTGGAAGGATGGAGCCACATCTATGCATCTCCAGATTTTCTAA
- the RPS6KB1 gene encoding ribosomal protein S6 kinase beta-1 isoform X3 translates to MAGVFDIDLDQPEEAGSDEELEEGGQLSESMDHGGVGQYDLGMEHCEKFEISETSVNRGPEKIRPECFELLRVLGKGGYGKVFQVRKVTGANTGKIFAMKVLKKAMIVRNAKDTAHTKAERNILEEVKHPFIVDLIYAFQTGGKLYLILEYLSGGELFMQLEREGIFMEDTACFYLAEISMALGHLHQKGIIYRDLKPENIMLNHQGHVKLTDFGLCKESIHDGTVTHTFCGTIEYMAPEILMRSGHNRAVDWWSLGALMYDMLTGAVASFHWGEQKENN, encoded by the exons GGTCAATTAAGTGAGAGCATGGACCATGGAGGAGTTGGCCAATATGACCT agggatggagcattgTGAGAAGTTTGAGATTTCAGAGACCAGCGTGAACAGAGGCCCTGAGAAGATCCGGCCCGAGTGCTTCGAGCTGCTGCGCGTGCTGGGCAAGGGCGGCTACGGCAAG GTGTTTCAAGTACGAAAAGTAACCGGAGCAAACACCGGGAAAATATTTGCCATGAAGGTTCTTAAAAAG GCAATGATTGTAAGGAATGCCAAGGATACAGCTCACACAAAAGCAGAGAGGAATATACTGGAGGAAGTGAAGCATCCCTTCATTGTAGACTTAATTTATGCCTTTCAGACTGGTGGAAAACTCTACCTCATCCTTGAGTATCTCAGTG GAGGAGAACTATTTATGCAGTTAGAGAGAGAAGGGATATTTATGGAAGACACAGCCTG CTTTTACTTGGCAGAAATCTCCATGGCCCTGGGGCACTTGCATCAGAAAGGAATCATCTACCGGGACCTGAAGCCAGAGAATATCATGCTCAATCACCAAG GTCATGTAAAACTGACTGACTTCGGGTTATGTAAAGAATCCATTCACGATGGAACAGTCACACACACATTCTGTGGAACAATTGAATACAT GGCCCCTGAAATCTTGATGAGGAGTGGGCATAACCGTGCTGTGGACTGGTGGAGTTTGGGGGCATTAATGTATGACATGCTGACTGGAGCAGTAG CCTCCTTTCACTggggagaacagaaagaaaacaattgA
- the RPS6KB1 gene encoding ribosomal protein S6 kinase beta-1 isoform X1 — protein sequence MAGVFDIDLDQPEEAGSDEELEEGGQLSESMDHGGVGQYDLGMEHCEKFEISETSVNRGPEKIRPECFELLRVLGKGGYGKVFQVRKVTGANTGKIFAMKVLKKAMIVRNAKDTAHTKAERNILEEVKHPFIVDLIYAFQTGGKLYLILEYLSGGELFMQLEREGIFMEDTACFYLAEISMALGHLHQKGIIYRDLKPENIMLNHQGHVKLTDFGLCKESIHDGTVTHTFCGTIEYMAPEILMRSGHNRAVDWWSLGALMYDMLTGAPPFTGENRKKTIDKILKCKLNLPPYLTQEARDLLKKLLKRNAASRLGAGPGDAGEVQAHAFFRHINWDELLARKVEPPFKPLLQSEEDVSQFDSKFTRQTPVDSPDDSTLSESANQVFLGFTYVAPSVLESVKEKFSFEPKIRSPRRFIGSPRTPVSPVKFSPGEFWGRGASAGASTTQAPVEYPMESSGIEQMDVTVCGEASAPLPIRQPNSGPYKKQAFPMISKRPEHLRMNL from the exons GGTCAATTAAGTGAGAGCATGGACCATGGAGGAGTTGGCCAATATGACCT agggatggagcattgTGAGAAGTTTGAGATTTCAGAGACCAGCGTGAACAGAGGCCCTGAGAAGATCCGGCCCGAGTGCTTCGAGCTGCTGCGCGTGCTGGGCAAGGGCGGCTACGGCAAG GTGTTTCAAGTACGAAAAGTAACCGGAGCAAACACCGGGAAAATATTTGCCATGAAGGTTCTTAAAAAG GCAATGATTGTAAGGAATGCCAAGGATACAGCTCACACAAAAGCAGAGAGGAATATACTGGAGGAAGTGAAGCATCCCTTCATTGTAGACTTAATTTATGCCTTTCAGACTGGTGGAAAACTCTACCTCATCCTTGAGTATCTCAGTG GAGGAGAACTATTTATGCAGTTAGAGAGAGAAGGGATATTTATGGAAGACACAGCCTG CTTTTACTTGGCAGAAATCTCCATGGCCCTGGGGCACTTGCATCAGAAAGGAATCATCTACCGGGACCTGAAGCCAGAGAATATCATGCTCAATCACCAAG GTCATGTAAAACTGACTGACTTCGGGTTATGTAAAGAATCCATTCACGATGGAACAGTCACACACACATTCTGTGGAACAATTGAATACAT GGCCCCTGAAATCTTGATGAGGAGTGGGCATAACCGTGCTGTGGACTGGTGGAGTTTGGGGGCATTAATGTATGACATGCTGACTGGAGCA CCTCCTTTCACTggggagaacagaaagaaaacaattgACAAGATTCTCAAGTGTAAACTCAACTTGCCTCCCTACCTCACACAAGAAGCCAGAGATCTGCTTAAAAAG CTGCTAAAAAGAAATGCTGCCTCACGTCTAGGAGCTGGTCCTGGAGATGCTGGAGAAGTTCAG GCTCACGCCTTCTTCAGACACATCAACTGGGACGAGCTGCTGGCACGCAAGGTGGAACCTCCTTTTAAACCCTTATTG CAATCTGAAGAGGATGTGAGCCAGTTTGATTCAAAGTTTACACGTCAGACACCTGTTGATAGCCCAGATGACTCAACTCTCAGTGAAAGTGCCAACCAGGTCTTTCTG GGTTTTACGTATGTGGCTCCATCTGTACTTGAAAGTGTAAAAGAGAAATTTTCTTTTGAACCAAAAATTCGATCACCTCGCAGATTCATAGGTAGCCCTAGGACACCTGTCAG CCCTGTCAAGTTCTCCCCTGGGGAGTTCTGGGGACGAGGTGCTTCTGCCGGCGCATCCACCACCCAGGCACCTGTGGAATACCCCATGGAGAGCAGTGGAATCGAACAGATGGATGTGACAGTCTGTGGAGAGGCTTCAGCACCACTCCCAATCCGCCAGCCAAACTCTGGGCCCTACAAGAAACAGGCTTTCCCCATGATCTCCAAGCGGCCGGAGCACCTGCGCATGAACCTATGA
- the RNFT1 gene encoding E3 ubiquitin-protein ligase RNFT1 isoform X1, translating to MRRHKSEGTPGAAMHPDCAHLHSIQGGDDSSCSCPCSARLAAEGSSCPGDVRIQLGSSAAEPRDTPSSRGSRAGSQSRGHGEAAGPEDAEPEEQGGSSLAELRCLLQWLHRSLPYLLILSVKLLLQHSTGISLGIGLLTTYAYANKSIVNQVFLRERCSKLQCTWLLLYLSGSSLLLYYTFHSQALYHSLIFLSPTVDFMNFWEVLWIVGVTDFILKFLFMGLKCFILLVPSFIMSFKSKGYWYMLLEELCQYYRMFVPIPVWCRYLMAHGGLDTALGWTLGILLGLLYLILKLLSFFGQWKNFRQVLRIFFTRPHYGVPASKRQCSESDDICSICQAEFQKPILLICQISTKWLSGEQCSLWMEFIPWVLAELCWRKTLEWCRNPVAAMGGHYGH from the exons ATGAG GAGACACAAATCAGAAGGAACgccaggagcagccatgcacCCCGACTGTGCCCATCTCCACAGCATCCAGGGCGGCGAtgactcctcctgctcctgcccctgctcggCCAGGCTGGCTGCAGAGGGCTCCTCCTGCCCCGGGGATGTGCGCATCCAGCTGGGCTCCAGCGCGGCGGAACCCCGGGACACGCCGAGCTCCCGGGGCTCCCGGGCGGGCTCCCAGAGCCGCGGCCACGGGGAGGCAGCGGGGCCCGAGGATGCGGAGCCCGAGGAGCAGGGCGGGAGCTCCCTGGCCGAGCTGCGCTGcctcctgcagtggctgcacCGGAGCCTGCCCTACCTCCTCATCCTCAGCGTCAAactgctcctgcagcacagcactg GCATTTCTCTTGGAATTGGGCTGCTAACAACTTATGCATATGCAAACAAAAGCATAGTAAATCAGGTTTTTCTCAGA GAACGGTGCTCCAAGCTGCAGTGCACGTGGTTGCTGCTCTACCTGAGTGGATCATCTCTCCTCTTGTATTACACCTTCCACTCTCAGGCCCTGTACCACAG CTTAATCTTCTTAAGCCCCACTGTGGATTTTATGAACTTTTGGGAGGTGCTTTGGATTGTGGGAGTCACAGACTTTATTCTGAAATTCCTCTTCATGGGCTTGAAGTGCTTTATTCTCCTGGTGCCTTCTTTTATCATGTCCTTTAAATCCAAG GGCTACTGGTACATGCTGTTAGAAGAGCTCTGCCAGTATTACCGTATgtttgtccccatcccagtgtggtGCCGTTACCTCATGGCCCATGGGGGGCTGGACACTGCCCTGGGATGGACCCTTGGCATCCTGCTGGGCCTCCTCTACCTCATCCTCAAG CTTTTGAGCTTTTTTGGACAATGGAAGAACTTCAGGCAGGTCTTACGGATATTTTTTACACGCCCA CACTATGGGGTGCCAGCCAGCAAGAGACAGTGCTCTGAATCTGATGATATTTGTTCCATTTGCCAAGCTGAATTTCAGAAGCCTATTCTGCTGATCTGTCAG ATATCAACCAAATGGCTCAGCGGTGAGcagtgcagcctctggatggagTTCATTCCATGGGTTttggcagagctctgctggagGAAAACCCTGGAGTGGTGTCGGAATCCTGTCGCTGCCATGGGAGGTCACTATGGGCACTGA
- the RPS6KB1 gene encoding ribosomal protein S6 kinase beta-1 isoform X2 — MAGVFDIDLDQPEEAGSDEELEEGGQLSESMDHGGVGQYDLGMEHCEKFEISETSVNRGPEKIRPECFELLRVLGKGGYGKVFQVRKVTGANTGKIFAMKVLKKAMIVRNAKDTAHTKAERNILEEVKHPFIVDLIYAFQTGGKLYLILEYLSGGELFMQLEREGIFMEDTACFYLAEISMALGHLHQKGIIYRDLKPENIMLNHQGHVKLTDFGLCKESIHDGTVTHTFCGTIEYMAPEILMRSGHNRAVDWWSLGALMYDMLTGAPPFTGENRKKTIDKILKCKLNLPPYLTQEARDLLKKLLKRNAASRLGAGPGDAGEVQAHAFFRHINWDELLARKVEPPFKPLLCQCP; from the exons GGTCAATTAAGTGAGAGCATGGACCATGGAGGAGTTGGCCAATATGACCT agggatggagcattgTGAGAAGTTTGAGATTTCAGAGACCAGCGTGAACAGAGGCCCTGAGAAGATCCGGCCCGAGTGCTTCGAGCTGCTGCGCGTGCTGGGCAAGGGCGGCTACGGCAAG GTGTTTCAAGTACGAAAAGTAACCGGAGCAAACACCGGGAAAATATTTGCCATGAAGGTTCTTAAAAAG GCAATGATTGTAAGGAATGCCAAGGATACAGCTCACACAAAAGCAGAGAGGAATATACTGGAGGAAGTGAAGCATCCCTTCATTGTAGACTTAATTTATGCCTTTCAGACTGGTGGAAAACTCTACCTCATCCTTGAGTATCTCAGTG GAGGAGAACTATTTATGCAGTTAGAGAGAGAAGGGATATTTATGGAAGACACAGCCTG CTTTTACTTGGCAGAAATCTCCATGGCCCTGGGGCACTTGCATCAGAAAGGAATCATCTACCGGGACCTGAAGCCAGAGAATATCATGCTCAATCACCAAG GTCATGTAAAACTGACTGACTTCGGGTTATGTAAAGAATCCATTCACGATGGAACAGTCACACACACATTCTGTGGAACAATTGAATACAT GGCCCCTGAAATCTTGATGAGGAGTGGGCATAACCGTGCTGTGGACTGGTGGAGTTTGGGGGCATTAATGTATGACATGCTGACTGGAGCA CCTCCTTTCACTggggagaacagaaagaaaacaattgACAAGATTCTCAAGTGTAAACTCAACTTGCCTCCCTACCTCACACAAGAAGCCAGAGATCTGCTTAAAAAG CTGCTAAAAAGAAATGCTGCCTCACGTCTAGGAGCTGGTCCTGGAGATGCTGGAGAAGTTCAG GCTCACGCCTTCTTCAGACACATCAACTGGGACGAGCTGCTGGCACGCAAGGTGGAACCTCCTTTTAAACCCTTATTG TGTCAGTGCCCATAG